The Armatimonadota bacterium genome includes a region encoding these proteins:
- a CDS encoding cold-shock protein produces MANGKVKWFSESKGYGFISQEDGSDVFVHYSAIEGTGRRNLFEGQEVQFEVTDGPKGPQATNVVGM; encoded by the coding sequence ATGGCGAACGGCAAGGTGAAGTGGTTTAGCGAGTCGAAGGGTTACGGCTTCATCTCTCAGGAAGATGGAAGCGACGTCTTCGTCCACTACTCCGCCATCGAAGGGACCGGCCGGCGGAATCTTTTCGAAGGCCAGGAAGTCCAGTTCGAAGTCACCGATGGACCGAAGGGTCCTCAGGCGACAAATGTAGTAGGTATGTAG
- a CDS encoding Hsp20/alpha crystallin family protein — translation MSLVRWDPFRDLESLQEDVNRLFQESMARPRREAPAARVWAPPVDVVEDDDKIVVKAELPGMKREDIDIELSGEQLTIRGERKFESEEKKDNYVRIERAYGQFQRTFTIGVPVKSDQVKAAYKDGILEVTIPKSEEIKPKKVDVTVE, via the coding sequence ATGTCACTGGTCAGATGGGATCCTTTTCGCGACCTCGAGTCTCTGCAGGAGGACGTCAACAGGCTCTTCCAGGAGAGCATGGCAAGGCCGAGGCGCGAGGCGCCGGCCGCCCGAGTGTGGGCGCCGCCGGTGGACGTGGTCGAGGACGATGACAAGATCGTCGTCAAGGCGGAGCTTCCCGGAATGAAGCGGGAAGACATAGACATCGAACTCAGCGGAGAACAGCTCACCATACGCGGCGAGCGGAAGTTCGAGTCTGAGGAGAAGAAGGACAACTACGTCCGCATCGAGCGCGCCTACGGTCAGTTCCAGAGGACCTTCACTATCGGCGTGCCGGTCAAGTCCGATCAGGTCAAGGCCGCCTACAAGGACGGCATCCTGGAGGTCACCATACCGAAGTCGGAGGAGATCAAGCCCAAGAAGGTGGACGTCACTGTCGAGTAA
- a CDS encoding cytochrome b/b6 domain-containing protein, translating to MKPDEEHLAPPGAVQEPETARPERHFVRFSLLFRLQHIGLFVSCLALIVTGIPLRFAHTSWAAAFFRAVGGVEASGLIHRAGAALLILVGVFHLVYTVAFREGRSNFMELLPKVKDVRDVMHNVLYFFGFAGERPKFARFSYFEKFDYWAVYWGMVIMIGSGLVLWFSTRAMALLPKVWMDVAHEAHSDEGLLATLAIVVWHFYNVHFSPDHWPGGNLTWWHGKMTERQMLHHHAAELEKITALDMEPEPDKPELPEDAAAEAPPAEPEQIEPDVREEGES from the coding sequence ATGAAGCCTGACGAGGAGCATCTCGCTCCGCCCGGGGCCGTTCAGGAGCCGGAGACCGCGAGACCCGAGAGGCATTTCGTGAGGTTCTCGCTCCTCTTCCGCCTCCAGCACATCGGGCTGTTCGTCAGCTGTCTCGCGCTGATCGTGACGGGCATCCCGCTGAGGTTCGCGCACACCTCCTGGGCGGCCGCCTTCTTCCGCGCCGTCGGCGGAGTCGAGGCGAGCGGGCTGATCCATCGGGCCGGAGCCGCGCTGCTGATCCTTGTCGGGGTCTTCCACCTCGTCTACACGGTCGCCTTCCGGGAGGGCCGGAGCAACTTCATGGAGCTGCTGCCGAAGGTCAAGGACGTTAGGGACGTGATGCACAACGTACTGTACTTCTTCGGATTCGCCGGGGAGCGCCCGAAGTTCGCCCGGTTCAGCTACTTCGAGAAGTTCGACTACTGGGCGGTCTACTGGGGCATGGTAATCATGATCGGCTCGGGCCTGGTCTTGTGGTTCAGCACTAGGGCGATGGCGCTCCTGCCCAAGGTGTGGATGGACGTGGCTCACGAGGCCCACAGCGACGAGGGGTTGCTTGCGACACTGGCGATCGTCGTGTGGCATTTCTACAACGTCCACTTCAGCCCGGACCACTGGCCGGGAGGGAACCTCACCTGGTGGCACGGAAAGATGACCGAGCGCCAGATGCTTCACCATCACGCGGCGGAGCTCGAGAAGATCACGGCGCTGGATATGGAACCGGAGCCGGACAAGCCGGAACTGCCTGAGGACGCCGCGGCCGAGGCGCCGCCTGCGGAGCCGGAGCAGATCGAGCCGGACGTCCGGGAGGAGGGCGAATCGTGA
- a CDS encoding DnaJ domain-containing protein: MDYKDYYAVLGVKKDADEKEIKQAYRRLARKYHPDVNPGNKEAEEKFKEVSEANEVLSDKEKRRKYDTFGKDWARYGDGFPGAGGPGGAGAPGGFRYEQYPGGGFDFDVGGGGGFSDFFEMLFGPRGPGGATRDMRGSDVESEIQVTLREAFEGVSKQISIALNPGEPPRRLEVKIPKGVDAGSRIRLAGEGAPGPGGKRGDLYLTVRMHPDKEFERKGDHLYREVSVPFSTAALGGEVRVPTLTGSVTMTLPPGTQGSQTFRLSGQGMPRLHGGGRGDLFARVRITVPKNLTEKQRELVRQLADSMETAKA, encoded by the coding sequence ATGGACTACAAAGACTACTATGCCGTACTGGGAGTCAAGAAGGACGCCGACGAGAAGGAGATCAAGCAGGCCTATCGGCGTCTGGCCCGCAAGTACCATCCTGACGTGAACCCCGGCAACAAGGAAGCCGAGGAGAAGTTCAAGGAGGTCAGCGAGGCCAACGAGGTTCTCAGCGACAAAGAGAAGCGGCGGAAGTACGACACTTTCGGCAAGGACTGGGCGCGTTACGGCGACGGGTTCCCGGGAGCGGGCGGTCCGGGCGGCGCGGGCGCCCCGGGCGGATTCAGGTACGAGCAGTACCCCGGCGGCGGCTTCGATTTCGATGTCGGCGGAGGGGGTGGATTCAGCGATTTCTTCGAGATGCTCTTCGGCCCGAGAGGCCCGGGCGGCGCGACGAGGGACATGCGCGGCTCGGACGTCGAGAGCGAGATACAGGTAACTCTCAGGGAAGCGTTCGAGGGCGTCTCAAAGCAGATTTCGATCGCGCTGAACCCGGGCGAGCCGCCTCGACGGCTCGAAGTCAAGATACCGAAGGGCGTTGACGCCGGGTCGAGGATACGGCTCGCGGGCGAGGGCGCTCCGGGCCCGGGCGGCAAGCGGGGCGACCTGTACCTGACAGTCCGGATGCATCCGGACAAGGAGTTCGAGCGCAAGGGCGACCACCTCTACCGCGAGGTCTCGGTGCCGTTTTCGACCGCCGCGCTCGGAGGTGAGGTCCGCGTGCCCACTCTCACGGGCAGCGTTACGATGACCCTTCCGCCCGGGACTCAGGGCTCGCAGACGTTCAGGCTCTCCGGCCAGGGCATGCCCCGGTTGCACGGCGGAGGAAGGGGCGATCTGTTTGCCAGGGTGCGGATAACCGTGCCGAAGAATTTGACGGAGAAACAGCGCGAGTTGGTCAGGCAGCTCGCGGATTCCATGGAGACCGCGAAGGCTTGA
- a CDS encoding helix-turn-helix transcriptional regulator, translating to MADRNKAAEQHEGGEPLYLISVAARLCEVHPQTLRMYERIGLIKPQRIGRKNRMYSDADIERLRQIQRFTQDLGVNLAGVEVILNLLEQMDEMRRQMEEEMSRMRDSLEDELRRSRSIARKE from the coding sequence ATGGCTGACAGGAATAAGGCCGCAGAGCAACATGAGGGCGGGGAGCCCTTGTACCTGATCAGCGTGGCCGCGAGGCTCTGCGAGGTGCATCCCCAGACGCTCAGGATGTACGAGCGCATCGGTCTGATCAAGCCCCAGCGCATCGGGCGCAAGAACCGCATGTACTCGGACGCGGACATCGAACGCCTGCGCCAGATTCAGCGGTTCACTCAGGACTTGGGGGTCAACCTGGCGGGCGTCGAGGTGATCCTCAACCTGCTGGAACAGATGGACGAAATGCGCCGGCAGATGGAAGAGGAGATGAGCCGCATGCGCGACAGCCTGGAGGACGAACTGCGCCGCTCGCGCTCAATCGCCCGCAAAGAGTAG
- a CDS encoding alginate lyase family protein, producing the protein MIAHPCLLLNDHRVEVAKANIAQHEWAQTAYQELKVGADRLREMKLPKFETAWWQEASKKHYSQTHAVVYQHTCIVPRPPIDLAWKSALVYSLGGGREYADRAKEVLLHYTKLRFLAETHPDSGLFYSSWGISALQAYDMLYDDFTPEERLRLDDFFKRMVWAIADNDALWIEKNFGGRYNNHVAWHKAMMLAYGLFYGEPKWIERAMESDQGIRDLMENGFRDDGTWFESSLNYHFVALTALIQSADMMRVSKYPLDLYTHEFAGGRTLEQGFSGMLQVAFPDTLVPPIGDTYGGLIRLNNVQQYEYAWQAYRKPVYAWLLSQVRRGPDFMTLFREAEPSGGKPPSVKSRDFPEHGHVMLRSIEGREYWGSDSWAAFLSYDLDSIHSHRDKLDFILFGRGKLLAPDCEARPSAAHAFSAQIQNELNRTTVCHNTLMVDGKSHQGVREKLSLLEFKRTPDVKTATAADLKGLVYPGVRMQRTVAVTDDYVLDVFQAASDAEHTWDWLFHAVDDDGKTEIAGDFRPFEFPAEPPWTWLRNARSARMDGRWQADWTQGDVRFRLTMLGEPGTEVIECDFPRNDRFEAPAFPMLMARRTGKSAVYVALYQAEKGELPSADVKLSTGDGKLKVSVALDGRTREHDVRTLR; encoded by the coding sequence ACCCATGTCTGCTTCTCAACGACCACCGAGTCGAGGTCGCGAAGGCCAACATCGCTCAGCACGAGTGGGCGCAGACGGCGTATCAGGAGCTGAAGGTCGGCGCTGACCGGCTGAGGGAGATGAAGCTCCCGAAGTTCGAGACCGCATGGTGGCAGGAGGCGTCGAAGAAGCACTACAGCCAGACGCATGCCGTCGTCTACCAGCACACATGCATCGTGCCCAGGCCGCCGATTGACCTCGCATGGAAGTCGGCGCTCGTCTACAGCCTCGGGGGCGGGAGGGAGTATGCCGACCGCGCGAAAGAGGTGCTCCTTCACTACACGAAGCTCCGATTCCTGGCGGAGACGCACCCCGACTCCGGCCTCTTCTACTCGAGCTGGGGGATATCCGCGCTCCAGGCGTACGACATGCTCTACGACGACTTCACGCCGGAGGAGCGCCTCAGGCTCGACGACTTCTTCAAGCGGATGGTCTGGGCGATCGCGGACAACGACGCGCTGTGGATCGAGAAGAACTTCGGCGGCCGGTACAACAACCACGTGGCCTGGCACAAGGCGATGATGCTCGCCTACGGGCTGTTCTACGGCGAGCCGAAGTGGATCGAGCGGGCGATGGAGAGCGATCAAGGCATCCGCGACCTGATGGAGAACGGCTTCCGGGACGACGGCACGTGGTTCGAGAGCAGCCTGAACTACCATTTCGTCGCACTGACCGCGCTTATTCAGTCAGCGGACATGATGCGCGTGTCGAAGTACCCGCTCGACCTCTACACCCACGAGTTCGCCGGAGGGCGGACCCTCGAGCAGGGGTTCTCGGGGATGCTGCAGGTCGCGTTCCCGGACACGCTCGTCCCGCCGATCGGCGACACCTACGGCGGGCTGATTCGGCTGAACAACGTGCAGCAGTACGAGTACGCCTGGCAGGCCTACCGGAAGCCGGTCTACGCGTGGCTTCTCTCGCAGGTCCGGCGCGGCCCGGACTTCATGACCCTCTTCCGGGAAGCCGAGCCGTCCGGCGGCAAACCGCCCTCGGTCAAGAGCCGCGACTTCCCGGAGCACGGGCACGTGATGCTCAGAAGCATCGAGGGCAGAGAGTACTGGGGCAGCGACTCGTGGGCGGCGTTCCTGAGCTACGACCTGGACAGCATCCACTCGCACCGCGACAAGCTCGATTTCATCCTCTTCGGCCGGGGGAAGCTCCTCGCCCCGGACTGCGAGGCGAGACCGTCCGCGGCGCACGCGTTCTCAGCACAGATTCAGAACGAGCTGAACCGAACGACGGTCTGCCACAACACGCTGATGGTGGACGGCAAGAGCCACCAGGGCGTCCGGGAGAAGCTCTCGCTGCTCGAGTTCAAGCGGACACCCGACGTGAAGACCGCCACCGCCGCCGACCTGAAAGGCCTCGTGTACCCCGGCGTGAGGATGCAGAGGACTGTCGCGGTGACCGACGACTATGTCCTCGACGTCTTCCAGGCGGCCTCCGATGCCGAGCACACGTGGGATTGGCTTTTCCATGCCGTTGATGACGACGGCAAGACGGAGATCGCGGGCGACTTCCGCCCGTTCGAGTTCCCCGCCGAGCCGCCGTGGACCTGGCTCAGGAACGCCCGGTCCGCGAGGATGGACGGCAGATGGCAGGCGGACTGGACGCAGGGCGACGTGCGCTTCCGGCTGACGATGCTCGGCGAGCCGGGGACCGAGGTCATCGAGTGCGACTTCCCGAGGAACGACCGGTTCGAGGCGCCGGCGTTCCCGATGCTGATGGCCCGCCGGACGGGGAAGTCGGCCGTCTACGTCGCCCTCTACCAGGCGGAGAAGGGCGAACTTCCGTCGGCGGACGTGAAGCTCTCAACCGGCGACGGGAAACTCAAGGTGAGCGTGGCATTGGACGGCAGGACGAGAGAGCACGACGTGAGGACTCTGAGGTAG
- the dnaK gene encoding molecular chaperone DnaK, translated as MGRTVGIDLGTTNSVIAVMEAGEPTVIPNAEGNRTTPSVVGFSKEGERLVGVTAKRQAILNPDRTVASIKRKMGTDFRVNIDGKDHTPEEISAMVLQKLKTDAETYLGDKVTDAVITVPAYFNDAQRTATKTAGEIAGLNVLRIINEPTAASLAYGLDKKSNETILVYDLGGGTFDVSVLEVGDGVFEVKSTAGDTQLGGDDWDERIVDYVADEYKKSDGIDLRSDRQALQRLREACEKAKIELSSVVQTNISLPFITATQEGPKHLEMTLTRAKFEELTADLLERTVGPFKRAISDAKLKPSDIEEIILVGGSTRMPQVYELVQKLGGKEPHKGVNPDEVVAVGAAIQAGVLGGEVKDIVLLDVTPLSLGIETLGGVFTKLIERNTTIPTRKSETFTTAVDGQTDVEVHVLQGEREMAGANKTLGRFHLVGILPAPRGTPQIEVTFDIDANGIVNVSAKDKATGKEQSITITGSTRLSKDETDRMVADAQRMADEDKKAREAAETRNRADSLVYQTEKLLADLGDKVPADQKSSIEAAVAELREALKSEDTDRMKQASDNLQQASYKLSEMMYQAASGGEQAAGEPGPEVGVGQEAAPGADDGVIDAEFEEQS; from the coding sequence GTGGGACGAACGGTAGGCATTGATCTGGGAACGACCAACTCGGTCATCGCGGTGATGGAAGCCGGCGAGCCGACAGTCATCCCGAACGCCGAGGGCAACAGGACGACCCCATCGGTCGTGGGATTCTCGAAGGAGGGCGAGCGCCTCGTCGGAGTGACCGCGAAGCGCCAGGCGATCCTGAACCCCGACCGCACGGTGGCGTCCATCAAGCGAAAGATGGGCACCGACTTTCGGGTGAACATTGACGGCAAGGACCACACCCCGGAGGAGATATCCGCGATGGTCCTGCAGAAGCTCAAGACCGACGCGGAGACCTATCTCGGCGACAAGGTGACGGATGCGGTCATCACCGTGCCCGCGTATTTCAACGACGCACAGCGCACGGCCACGAAGACCGCCGGCGAGATCGCGGGGCTCAACGTCCTCAGGATCATCAACGAGCCGACGGCGGCGTCTCTCGCGTACGGACTCGACAAGAAGAGCAACGAGACGATACTCGTGTACGACCTCGGCGGCGGGACGTTCGACGTATCCGTTCTCGAGGTCGGCGACGGCGTCTTCGAGGTCAAGTCCACCGCCGGCGACACCCAGCTCGGCGGAGACGACTGGGACGAGAGGATCGTTGACTACGTCGCCGACGAGTACAAGAAGTCGGACGGGATTGACCTGCGCAGCGACCGCCAGGCTCTGCAGAGGCTCCGTGAGGCGTGCGAGAAGGCCAAGATCGAACTCTCCAGCGTAGTACAGACGAACATAAGCCTGCCGTTCATCACCGCTACCCAGGAGGGCCCGAAGCACCTCGAGATGACGCTTACCCGCGCCAAGTTCGAGGAACTGACCGCCGACCTGCTGGAGCGGACCGTAGGCCCGTTCAAGAGGGCGATCTCGGATGCCAAGCTCAAGCCGAGCGACATCGAGGAGATCATCCTCGTCGGCGGCTCGACCCGCATGCCGCAGGTCTATGAACTCGTGCAGAAGCTCGGCGGCAAGGAGCCTCACAAGGGCGTGAACCCGGACGAGGTCGTCGCAGTCGGCGCCGCGATCCAGGCAGGAGTCCTCGGCGGCGAGGTCAAGGACATCGTACTGCTGGACGTGACTCCGCTCTCGCTCGGCATCGAGACCCTGGGCGGCGTGTTCACCAAGCTGATCGAGCGCAACACGACGATCCCGACCCGCAAGAGCGAGACGTTCACGACCGCGGTTGACGGCCAGACCGACGTCGAGGTGCACGTTCTCCAGGGCGAGCGCGAGATGGCCGGCGCGAACAAGACGCTCGGCCGCTTCCACCTGGTCGGCATCCTGCCGGCGCCGAGGGGAACCCCGCAGATCGAGGTCACGTTCGACATTGACGCGAACGGCATCGTGAACGTGTCGGCGAAGGACAAGGCCACCGGCAAGGAGCAGAGCATCACCATCACCGGCTCGACCAGGCTCAGCAAGGACGAGACGGACCGGATGGTTGCCGACGCCCAGCGCATGGCCGACGAGGACAAGAAGGCCCGCGAGGCCGCCGAGACCCGCAACCGGGCGGACAGCCTCGTGTACCAGACCGAGAAGCTGCTCGCAGACCTCGGCGACAAGGTGCCTGCCGACCAGAAGTCGTCCATCGAAGCCGCGGTGGCGGAGTTGCGCGAGGCGCTGAAGTCGGAAGACACCGACCGCATGAAGCAGGCGAGCGACAACCTGCAGCAGGCGTCGTACAAGCTCTCCGAGATGATGTACCAGGCCGCGTCCGGTGGCGAGCAGGCCGCCGGGGAGCCGGGTCCCGAGGTCGGGGTCGGCCAGGAGGCCGCTCCCGGCGCGGACGACGGCGTGATAGACGCGGAGTTCGAAGAGCAGAGCTAG